One window from the genome of Gimesia aquarii encodes:
- a CDS encoding DUF1553 domain-containing protein, whose protein sequence is MLLVCLSKRLLPALLLSFLCTSLNQVYAQNPDKVDPAKIRSILSENCFQCHGPDAKKRAADLRFDTKEGAFADLGGHKAIVPGNVKQSELITRVTTTDADLKMPPEESGKKLTKEEIALLTRWIQEGALWQDHWSYVTPKKPATPVVKQPAWVQTPIDQFILARIEKAGLKPSTEADRRTLIRRVTFDLTGLPPKPQDLEAFVNDKSPNAYEKVVDRLLESPHYGEHMARYWLDIARYGDTHGLHLDNYREMWPYRDWVIKAFNLNLPYDQFVIEQLAGDLLPNATMDQQIATGFNRCHVTTNEGGSIAEEVYVRNVIDRVETTGQAFMGLTLGCAVCHDHKFDPFTKTEFYQMFAFFNNLDGPAMDGNIKDSPPSLRVPNAQQSKKLKAFKDQIAAISKQGQNRIKVNEPAFQAWLNWKQQIQKTGSNPNLSIPQPDGLLASYALDEKEGTTAVNQIYAKKNGVVKGKPHWVAGKFGNGFQFAPGSYLDLGKTGQFNKATPFSFAIWVKTNGRTSGPIVSSLNKNSRERGYDLQITNRSLSVRLIDRWPGYAIQVQTKNNEITPNQWHHVCVTYDGSAKAHGVSLYIDGKSSELTISSDSFKNTTPLNSATLLLGHSSANKHLTNGFVDDFKIYNHELSETEVNQVFFDKQIAPVLQLAAEKRSPQQTELLRQYYLNQFDSEYRKLLAKKIQVKAQEQRLVQSLPTTLVFRERKEIREAFNLKRGQYDQKGEKVSRKTPAQFPAMAAEWPVNRLGLAKWLVAPNHPLTSRVAVNRFWQQLFGIGIVETSEDFGNQGAAPSHPELLDWLAVDFQTHHWDVKRFMKQILMSATYRQNSKVTPALHKIDPKNRLLARGPRFRLDAEMLRDQALAVSGLMVPKIGGSSVKPPQPDGLWHAVGYSGSNTVRFKQDKGPEKVFRRSLYTFWKRTSPPPGMSTFDAPSREACTMRRERTNTPLQALLLLNDPQYLEAARTLGQRMMKEGGKSPEERIRFAYRLATAKEITPEDLTLTLNTFKDMLAHYQAAPKAATELIAIGESKADANLNPQELAAWTMIANLILNLDEVLTKS, encoded by the coding sequence ATGCTTCTTGTGTGTTTGAGCAAGCGATTACTCCCTGCTCTTTTACTATCATTCCTCTGCACTTCACTGAATCAAGTGTACGCGCAGAATCCAGATAAAGTCGATCCTGCGAAAATCCGCTCGATCCTGTCGGAAAATTGTTTTCAATGTCATGGACCGGACGCCAAAAAACGTGCAGCCGACCTGCGATTCGATACCAAAGAGGGCGCCTTTGCAGACCTGGGTGGTCACAAAGCAATCGTCCCGGGAAATGTCAAACAAAGCGAACTCATCACACGCGTCACAACAACCGATGCCGATCTCAAAATGCCACCCGAAGAGAGTGGGAAAAAACTGACAAAGGAAGAAATTGCTCTGTTGACTCGTTGGATTCAGGAAGGAGCACTCTGGCAAGATCACTGGTCCTATGTGACTCCCAAGAAACCAGCGACTCCTGTTGTAAAACAACCTGCCTGGGTCCAAACTCCTATCGACCAATTTATTCTGGCACGCATCGAAAAAGCAGGTCTGAAGCCTTCAACAGAAGCAGATCGACGCACACTCATTCGACGTGTCACTTTTGACCTGACCGGCTTACCGCCAAAACCACAAGATCTAGAAGCATTCGTGAATGATAAGTCTCCTAATGCGTATGAAAAAGTGGTAGATCGTCTGTTGGAATCTCCTCATTACGGGGAACACATGGCACGTTACTGGCTGGATATTGCCCGCTATGGTGACACACACGGTTTGCACCTTGATAACTATCGCGAAATGTGGCCTTACCGGGACTGGGTCATTAAAGCCTTCAATTTAAATCTTCCCTATGACCAGTTTGTGATTGAACAGTTGGCCGGTGATCTGCTACCCAACGCTACAATGGATCAACAAATCGCAACCGGTTTTAATCGCTGCCATGTCACGACGAATGAAGGTGGTTCAATCGCCGAAGAAGTCTATGTTCGTAATGTGATTGATCGTGTTGAAACCACAGGGCAAGCTTTCATGGGTCTCACCCTGGGATGTGCTGTGTGCCATGACCATAAATTTGATCCCTTCACCAAAACCGAATTTTACCAGATGTTTGCGTTCTTCAATAATCTGGATGGTCCTGCCATGGATGGTAACATCAAGGATTCCCCCCCTTCATTGCGAGTGCCCAATGCACAGCAGTCAAAGAAACTGAAAGCTTTTAAAGATCAGATTGCTGCAATCAGCAAACAGGGACAGAATAGAATCAAAGTCAATGAACCTGCTTTCCAGGCCTGGTTAAACTGGAAACAGCAAATTCAGAAAACGGGAAGCAATCCGAATCTTTCCATCCCACAGCCAGATGGCTTGTTAGCAAGCTATGCTCTGGATGAAAAAGAAGGTACAACTGCTGTCAATCAAATCTATGCAAAAAAGAACGGTGTAGTCAAAGGCAAGCCACACTGGGTTGCAGGTAAATTTGGCAATGGGTTTCAGTTTGCCCCGGGAAGCTATCTGGACTTGGGAAAAACAGGGCAATTTAATAAAGCGACTCCCTTCAGCTTTGCCATCTGGGTCAAAACCAATGGTCGAACATCAGGTCCGATTGTTTCAAGCCTCAACAAAAATTCACGAGAACGTGGCTATGATCTGCAAATCACGAACCGTAGCCTCAGTGTCAGATTAATAGATCGTTGGCCCGGTTATGCGATTCAAGTACAAACGAAAAATAACGAAATTACTCCGAATCAATGGCATCATGTTTGTGTAACTTACGATGGTTCTGCTAAAGCACACGGGGTCTCCCTCTATATTGACGGAAAATCATCCGAGCTAACCATTTCCTCTGATTCGTTTAAAAATACAACACCACTCAACTCTGCAACACTGCTGCTGGGACATTCCAGTGCCAACAAGCATTTGACGAATGGCTTTGTCGATGATTTTAAAATTTACAACCACGAGCTTTCCGAGACGGAAGTCAATCAAGTTTTCTTTGACAAGCAAATTGCCCCCGTCCTGCAATTGGCTGCTGAGAAACGCTCACCTCAGCAAACAGAATTGTTGAGACAATACTATTTAAATCAGTTCGATTCGGAATATCGCAAACTGCTGGCAAAGAAAATTCAAGTCAAAGCACAGGAACAGCGCCTCGTTCAGTCACTGCCAACGACTCTCGTATTTCGTGAACGAAAAGAGATTCGGGAAGCATTCAATTTAAAGCGCGGGCAGTACGACCAGAAGGGTGAGAAAGTCTCAAGAAAAACACCAGCTCAATTCCCAGCGATGGCCGCAGAATGGCCTGTAAATCGTTTAGGTCTTGCCAAGTGGCTTGTCGCACCCAATCACCCCTTAACTTCGCGTGTTGCTGTGAACCGATTCTGGCAGCAACTATTTGGGATTGGGATCGTAGAAACCAGCGAAGACTTTGGTAACCAGGGAGCCGCTCCCAGTCATCCTGAATTACTGGATTGGCTCGCTGTGGATTTCCAGACACACCACTGGGATGTCAAACGTTTTATGAAACAGATTTTGATGTCGGCCACGTATCGACAGAATTCAAAAGTGACTCCTGCACTTCATAAAATCGATCCGAAAAACCGTCTCCTCGCAAGAGGTCCCCGTTTCCGACTAGATGCAGAAATGCTGCGTGATCAAGCTCTGGCAGTCAGTGGCCTTATGGTTCCTAAAATCGGTGGTTCCAGCGTCAAACCCCCTCAACCTGATGGGCTCTGGCATGCAGTCGGTTACTCCGGTTCGAATACAGTTCGCTTCAAACAAGACAAAGGTCCCGAAAAAGTATTCCGTCGTAGCCTGTATACTTTCTGGAAACGGACTTCACCACCACCGGGGATGTCTACATTTGACGCTCCCAGCCGCGAAGCATGTACTATGCGCCGGGAACGAACCAATACGCCACTACAGGCATTGCTACTCTTGAACGATCCACAGTATCTGGAAGCAGCTCGTACGCTCGGCCAACGCATGATGAAAGAAGGAGGCAAATCTCCTGAAGAACGCATCCGCTTTGCTTACAGACTGGCTACAGCCAAAGAAATCACTCCGGAAGACCTGACACTCACTTTAAATACGTTTAAGGATATGCTGGCACATTATCAAGCGGCTCCTAAAGCGGCAACAGAACTGATTGCCATTGGAGAATCTAAGGCAGATGCGAATTTAAACCCTCAGGAATTGGCAGCATGGACGATGATTGCAAATCTCATCCTCAATTTAGATGAAGTGCTCACTAAAAGTTAA
- a CDS encoding DUF1501 domain-containing protein, with product MNPIQDHISQITRRHFFKTGGLGLGAAALASLEAGQQQTLAATPEMKVTGGLPGVPHFAPKAKRAIYLFMAGSPSQIDTLDYKPGLEKLFDKDLPESVRNGQRLTTMTSGQSRFPLAPSKFKFKKYDNGSEGAWVSELLPHTAGIVKDISIVRSLWTEAINHDPAITYICTGNQLPGRASLGSWLSYGLGSMNENLPSFVVLTSTWSGRQQAQALYNRLWGSGFLASKYSGVSLRSKGDPVLFLSNPPGITSKLRRRMLDTLAEMNQNEFNAIGDPEIQTRISQYEMAFRMQTSVPELTDISKETKATLEMYGPDVQKPGTFAYHCLLARRMAERGVRFSQIFHRGWDQHANIAGDLPKQCKDIDQPAAALVKDLKQRGLLDDTLVIWGGEFGRTAYCQGKLTKENYGRDHHPRCFSVWMAGGGIKKGVVHGSTDDFSYNIAENPVHIHEFNATILQCLGIDHRKLSYKFQGLDQRLTGVEDHHPVKEILA from the coding sequence ATGAACCCGATCCAGGATCATATCTCACAAATCACACGACGCCACTTTTTTAAAACTGGTGGATTAGGTTTGGGTGCAGCTGCATTGGCTTCTCTTGAAGCAGGTCAGCAACAAACCCTTGCAGCAACCCCTGAAATGAAAGTAACGGGAGGTCTACCAGGAGTCCCGCACTTTGCACCTAAAGCCAAACGCGCCATCTATCTGTTTATGGCCGGATCTCCTTCCCAGATTGATACACTCGACTACAAACCGGGGCTGGAAAAGCTGTTTGATAAAGATTTACCCGAATCCGTTCGGAATGGTCAGCGACTCACTACGATGACCTCGGGACAGTCTCGTTTTCCGCTGGCTCCCTCTAAATTTAAATTTAAAAAGTATGACAACGGTTCAGAAGGAGCCTGGGTCAGTGAGCTTCTGCCACACACTGCCGGAATTGTCAAAGACATCTCAATTGTCAGATCACTCTGGACCGAAGCGATCAACCATGATCCGGCAATTACTTATATCTGCACGGGTAATCAACTTCCCGGTCGCGCCAGTCTTGGTTCCTGGCTCAGTTATGGTCTAGGTTCCATGAACGAGAATCTGCCTTCGTTTGTTGTATTGACCTCAACCTGGTCCGGGCGGCAACAAGCACAGGCACTTTACAATCGCCTGTGGGGTAGCGGTTTTTTAGCGAGTAAATATTCTGGCGTCTCGCTTCGATCAAAGGGCGATCCGGTTTTGTTTCTTTCAAATCCTCCCGGAATTACCTCAAAATTGCGAAGACGTATGCTGGATACATTGGCTGAAATGAATCAGAATGAATTCAACGCCATCGGCGATCCGGAAATTCAAACACGCATCTCACAATATGAGATGGCCTTCCGTATGCAAACTTCGGTTCCTGAGTTGACAGACATTTCGAAAGAAACCAAAGCCACACTCGAAATGTATGGCCCTGACGTCCAGAAGCCTGGGACATTCGCCTATCATTGTCTCTTAGCCCGTCGCATGGCCGAACGCGGAGTGCGTTTCTCTCAAATCTTCCACCGTGGCTGGGACCAGCATGCAAACATCGCGGGTGACTTACCCAAGCAATGTAAAGATATTGATCAACCGGCTGCTGCACTGGTCAAAGATCTGAAACAACGCGGCTTATTAGATGATACTCTGGTTATCTGGGGTGGTGAATTTGGCCGAACTGCTTACTGTCAGGGAAAACTAACTAAGGAAAACTACGGACGAGACCACCATCCACGCTGCTTTAGTGTCTGGATGGCCGGTGGTGGAATTAAAAAAGGAGTGGTGCACGGGTCCACAGATGATTTCAGTTATAATATCGCTGAAAACCCTGTTCATATTCATGAATTTAATGCGACTATCTTACAATGCCTGGGAATTGATCATCGTAAACTCAGTTATAAATTCCAGGGGCTTGATCAACGTCTGACCGGTGTAGAAGACCATCATCCAGTGAAAGAGATATTGGCCTGA
- a CDS encoding sialate O-acetylesterase, producing MKIKSVLSVILFLGMFVFLNPLQAEDKTVKLPAKEKFHIYLLIGQSNMAGRGKVTAAENQPHPRVLKLDEQGKWVPATDPLHFDKPKIAGVGPGSGFGPMMADADPDVTIGLIPAAFGGTPLSRWVKGKDLYERAVEWAKKNQDRGVVKGAIWHQGEAECKNPDLYNTYQKRLSGMIVDLRTDLNEPDLPFVMGELGEFLERPGVSTVNDAMHKISKSVPATAVASSKGLAAKSDQVHFNAKSEREFGKRYAQQMLKLQKAAKTK from the coding sequence ATGAAAATTAAATCAGTTTTGAGTGTGATCTTATTTTTGGGGATGTTTGTTTTTTTGAATCCATTACAGGCTGAGGATAAAACAGTGAAGTTGCCTGCTAAAGAAAAGTTTCACATCTATCTGTTAATCGGGCAGTCGAATATGGCGGGACGTGGGAAGGTGACTGCAGCAGAAAATCAACCGCATCCACGAGTCTTAAAACTGGATGAACAAGGCAAATGGGTTCCTGCGACTGACCCATTGCATTTTGATAAACCGAAAATAGCGGGTGTGGGTCCCGGATCGGGATTTGGACCAATGATGGCAGATGCAGATCCTGATGTCACGATAGGATTAATTCCCGCCGCCTTTGGGGGAACCCCACTTAGCCGTTGGGTCAAGGGAAAAGATCTTTATGAACGCGCTGTGGAATGGGCAAAGAAAAACCAGGACCGAGGTGTTGTTAAGGGGGCGATTTGGCATCAGGGGGAGGCTGAGTGTAAGAACCCCGATCTTTACAATACTTATCAAAAACGACTTTCCGGCATGATTGTCGATCTACGTACCGATTTGAATGAACCGGATTTACCATTTGTGATGGGTGAGTTAGGTGAGTTTTTAGAACGACCTGGGGTGAGTACCGTGAATGATGCGATGCACAAAATCTCGAAATCGGTTCCAGCGACTGCCGTTGCTTCATCGAAAGGACTGGCTGCAAAAAGTGATCAGGTTCATTTCAATGCAAAAAGTGAGCGGGAGTTTGGGAAACGCTATGCGCAGCAGATGCTCAAATTGCAGAAAGCTGCAAAGACCAAATAA
- a CDS encoding alpha/beta hydrolase, with amino-acid sequence MNSKLQQAIFSVSLFLSACLVGLYSTTSLNAADKKPPKSKPGWKSLKGADYKVYKTTEEGDLHLNIFKPSDWKQGDSRPVIVFFFGGGWTGGNPSQFEPHCQHLASRGMVACAAEYRIKSKHKTTPFECVADGKSAVRWIRQHAKDLGIDPNRIVSGGGSAGGHVAACTGTVVGFEEPKEDQQISSVPNAMALFNPVVDTTETGWKGGPKQLGKRCKEISPIHFVRNNLPPTIIFHGTADKAVPIENVERFTKQMKAKQNRCELVAYEDQGHGFFNLKKSKKNYDSTVEKLDAFLTSLEYLDPQK; translated from the coding sequence ATGAATTCAAAACTTCAGCAAGCAATCTTCAGCGTTTCTCTGTTTCTCTCCGCTTGTCTTGTCGGATTGTATTCAACAACATCACTCAATGCGGCTGACAAAAAACCTCCAAAGTCGAAACCTGGCTGGAAATCATTAAAGGGTGCCGATTACAAAGTCTATAAAACAACAGAAGAAGGTGACCTGCATCTTAATATTTTCAAACCCAGTGACTGGAAACAGGGAGATTCCCGCCCGGTAATTGTATTCTTCTTCGGTGGTGGCTGGACTGGTGGCAATCCGAGTCAATTCGAGCCACACTGTCAACATCTGGCATCAAGAGGCATGGTGGCTTGCGCCGCGGAATACCGTATTAAATCCAAGCACAAGACAACCCCCTTTGAGTGTGTGGCAGATGGAAAATCTGCTGTTCGCTGGATTCGTCAACACGCGAAAGATCTGGGCATTGACCCGAATCGCATCGTTTCCGGCGGAGGTTCTGCAGGAGGTCATGTTGCCGCCTGTACGGGAACTGTAGTTGGCTTTGAAGAACCAAAAGAAGACCAACAAATATCATCAGTCCCCAATGCAATGGCTTTGTTCAATCCCGTTGTGGACACCACAGAAACAGGCTGGAAAGGCGGACCAAAACAACTTGGTAAACGCTGCAAAGAAATTTCCCCCATCCATTTTGTTCGCAACAATCTACCCCCAACGATCATTTTTCATGGGACGGCTGATAAAGCGGTTCCGATTGAGAATGTCGAACGATTTACAAAGCAGATGAAAGCAAAACAAAACCGTTGCGAACTTGTTGCCTATGAAGATCAGGGGCATGGTTTTTTCAATTTGAAGAAAAGTAAAAAGAACTATGATTCAACGGTGGAAAAACTGGATGCATTCCTGACGTCGCTCGAATACCTCGATCCGCAAAAATAA
- a CDS encoding PVC-type heme-binding CxxCH protein, translating into MTGLSHLRKVFPHPGITSSVLLMCIFYQTSISKAEEIKAPRSLDDRLTIELFASEPDIVTVTGLTVDQQNRIYVVESHTHFRPENYEGPETDRIRLLEDTTGDGKADRIQTFYAGSTETMNVGAHPDGWLYVATRSSIFRLRDKDDDGKADIRQNLVQLETKATYPHNGFSGFAFDFFNNLYFSMGENEGVDAELIGDFGNVYFTLGQNYGDDATLISKGNKRLSALRGEGGIFRCRTDGSQLERVATGFWNPFHLCFDVYGRMFVGDNDPGNRPPCRLLTIVEGGDYGYRRRTLEPFIAINAETPGTLPMTSSTGESPTGLISYESDHLPEDYRGSLLVASWGEHRIDRYDFIPEGANFKTTTQPVIAGEEHFRPAGIAVGPDGSLYVGDWADRSYPLHGKGRVWRIRALNPPQRSQTESISSKDWQKRDAAARKLLAQGKKGISKLTTALKNSDSRVKAVALNALISTEKMTPEFAASVMKDKHVGLREQGVTKLPSHLVDFQKIATSDASPAVQAAALRRIKEKSALPILVEYLKSTDLFMQQAARQGLRQTFSDKELSQLFLHKTPEVRLAVILLLKESASPPDASLLKQALNDENLQVRFVAVEWIGRDELKQFRETLIKELAKKATTPELLKAYLASISQLEGVMKEWTRGTTGDWWVKKSKSQEYAAQLLDLPETSPEVIQQILLFLPASHPALNEKKLDQLLKSDYSGVQTEAVRKMREIKTESAREKLLQLALNSNAEANLRAEAIIGLDPSQPQNVTPLLQLANDGNPTVSKEALRTLTGATLTEQQQTTLKELATADAQKATLIERVLKRKSKQQKPAKDQLAKWMQVLSGPADSQAGQRLFFHPKGPGCFRCHQIDGRGQQVGPGLIRMQGRIALNRERLVEAIINPSKDIDPGFLPLTIVTIDGQTASGIYHKHNNKERSIYDSNGKILSFKISDIEEMIPSKTSIMPNGLVDQMTLQEFRDLIAYLLPEDQQNPSSD; encoded by the coding sequence ATGACCGGTCTGTCACACCTCCGGAAAGTTTTCCCTCACCCTGGTATCACAAGCTCTGTTCTGCTGATGTGCATCTTTTACCAGACTTCGATCTCAAAAGCTGAAGAGATCAAAGCACCTCGTTCACTCGATGACCGTCTTACAATCGAATTGTTTGCATCAGAGCCTGATATCGTGACTGTCACTGGACTGACAGTGGATCAACAAAACCGTATCTATGTGGTTGAGAGCCATACGCATTTTCGACCTGAAAATTATGAGGGCCCCGAAACAGACCGCATTCGATTGCTGGAAGACACCACTGGTGACGGCAAAGCAGATCGAATTCAAACATTCTATGCAGGTTCCACAGAAACCATGAATGTCGGCGCCCATCCTGATGGCTGGCTCTATGTCGCCACCCGCAGTTCGATCTTTCGTCTGCGAGACAAAGACGATGATGGTAAAGCAGATATCAGGCAGAATCTGGTTCAACTCGAAACCAAAGCCACTTATCCCCACAATGGATTCTCTGGTTTTGCCTTTGATTTTTTTAACAACCTCTATTTCAGTATGGGAGAAAACGAAGGTGTCGATGCGGAACTCATCGGCGATTTTGGAAATGTCTATTTCACTCTTGGTCAAAATTATGGTGACGATGCCACCCTGATCAGCAAAGGCAATAAGCGGCTGTCTGCACTACGAGGCGAAGGAGGCATTTTTCGTTGTCGAACGGATGGCAGTCAACTAGAACGTGTTGCTACTGGATTCTGGAATCCCTTCCATCTTTGTTTTGATGTCTATGGTCGGATGTTTGTGGGCGATAACGATCCTGGTAATCGTCCCCCCTGCCGTTTATTAACCATCGTAGAAGGAGGTGATTATGGATACCGTCGTCGTACCCTGGAACCCTTCATCGCCATCAATGCAGAAACGCCGGGCACGCTCCCTATGACTTCCTCTACGGGGGAATCTCCGACAGGGCTAATTTCATATGAATCAGACCATCTCCCCGAAGACTACCGAGGAAGTTTACTCGTAGCCAGCTGGGGAGAACACCGCATTGATCGTTATGACTTTATTCCTGAAGGTGCAAATTTCAAAACAACAACACAACCTGTGATTGCAGGAGAAGAACATTTTCGACCCGCGGGAATTGCCGTTGGTCCTGATGGGAGTCTGTATGTGGGTGACTGGGCCGATCGATCCTATCCTTTACATGGGAAAGGGCGTGTATGGCGAATTCGTGCATTGAACCCTCCCCAGCGCTCTCAGACGGAATCCATCTCATCCAAGGACTGGCAGAAGCGGGATGCGGCTGCGCGTAAATTACTCGCTCAAGGTAAAAAGGGAATTTCAAAGCTAACAACGGCTCTTAAAAATTCTGACTCACGGGTCAAAGCAGTTGCCTTAAATGCGCTCATTAGTACAGAAAAAATGACACCAGAATTCGCTGCTTCCGTTATGAAAGACAAACATGTGGGTCTCCGCGAACAAGGTGTTACCAAATTGCCCTCTCATCTTGTGGATTTTCAAAAGATCGCAACCAGCGATGCATCTCCAGCCGTCCAGGCAGCCGCATTGAGACGGATCAAAGAAAAATCAGCTCTACCGATTCTTGTGGAATATCTGAAAAGCACTGACTTATTCATGCAGCAAGCAGCACGTCAAGGACTGCGGCAAACGTTCTCTGACAAGGAGTTGTCTCAACTGTTTTTGCACAAAACCCCCGAGGTACGACTTGCGGTCATTCTGTTGTTAAAAGAAAGTGCATCACCTCCTGATGCGTCATTATTAAAGCAGGCTTTGAATGACGAAAATCTACAGGTTCGTTTTGTCGCGGTAGAATGGATTGGTCGTGATGAACTCAAGCAGTTCCGCGAGACACTCATCAAAGAGCTCGCTAAGAAAGCGACGACACCAGAATTACTCAAAGCTTATCTGGCTTCAATTTCACAACTGGAAGGGGTCATGAAAGAGTGGACGAGGGGTACAACAGGTGACTGGTGGGTTAAGAAATCCAAGTCTCAGGAATACGCGGCTCAGTTACTTGATCTCCCTGAGACCTCACCTGAAGTAATACAACAAATCTTGCTCTTTCTGCCTGCGTCTCATCCTGCATTGAACGAGAAAAAGCTGGACCAACTTTTGAAGTCCGATTATTCTGGTGTTCAGACAGAGGCTGTTCGAAAGATGCGCGAAATCAAAACGGAGTCAGCTCGCGAGAAATTATTGCAGCTCGCCCTTAATTCAAACGCGGAAGCAAATTTGCGAGCAGAAGCAATTATTGGATTGGATCCCTCTCAACCCCAAAACGTAACTCCTCTATTGCAATTAGCAAATGACGGAAATCCGACTGTCAGCAAAGAAGCATTACGAACACTAACGGGAGCCACACTGACAGAACAACAACAGACAACACTCAAAGAGTTGGCGACTGCGGATGCTCAAAAAGCGACTCTCATCGAAAGAGTATTAAAACGGAAATCAAAGCAACAGAAACCGGCAAAAGATCAGTTAGCGAAATGGATGCAAGTATTGTCTGGCCCCGCCGATTCTCAAGCTGGCCAACGACTCTTCTTTCACCCGAAAGGTCCCGGCTGTTTCCGCTGTCACCAGATTGACGGCCGAGGCCAGCAAGTAGGCCCCGGCTTAATTCGCATGCAGGGACGTATCGCCTTGAATCGTGAACGTCTTGTGGAAGCGATCATTAACCCCAGTAAAGATATCGACCCCGGTTTTCTACCTCTGACAATTGTCACTATCGATGGACAGACGGCTTCCGGAATCTATCATAAACATAACAATAAAGAACGCTCGATTTATGACTCGAACGGAAAGATTCTTTCATTCAAAATCAGCGATATTGAAGAAATGATTCCTTCAAAAACGTCGATCATGCCTAACGGGCTGGTCGATCAAATGACACTCCAGGAATTTCGTGATCTGATCGCCTACCTGTTGCCAGAAGATCAGCAAAATCCGTCTTCCGATTAA
- a CDS encoding SDR family NAD(P)-dependent oxidoreductase, with amino-acid sequence MSASSFCNLSGMKAMVTGSSTGIGKAIALELAEAGADVLIHYRKSAEKAQQVVKQIQEHGRKSAAISADLANQENDAAFIDRAFQEWGNLDIWINNAGADLLTGDEAKLNYGRKLEKLFDVDVRGTVLLSHEVGQRMQQQGAGCILNIGWDQSDRGMEGDSGELFATSKNAIMGFSRSLAVSLAPDVRVNCIAPGWILTAWGENASEVWHERVKQETPMKRWGKPDDIAKMARFLCSHEAAYITGQVINVNGGAVR; translated from the coding sequence GTGTCAGCATCTTCCTTCTGTAATCTTTCAGGAATGAAAGCAATGGTCACCGGTTCTTCTACAGGAATTGGTAAGGCGATCGCCCTCGAACTTGCTGAAGCCGGGGCTGATGTTTTGATTCACTATCGAAAATCTGCTGAGAAAGCACAACAGGTCGTGAAACAAATTCAGGAGCATGGCAGGAAGTCGGCGGCTATTTCAGCAGATCTTGCGAATCAGGAAAACGACGCTGCTTTCATTGATCGGGCATTTCAGGAATGGGGGAACTTGGACATTTGGATTAATAATGCTGGTGCCGATTTATTAACGGGAGACGAAGCAAAACTGAATTATGGTCGCAAACTGGAAAAGCTATTTGATGTCGATGTGCGGGGTACTGTGCTCTTATCCCATGAAGTGGGACAACGGATGCAGCAACAGGGAGCAGGTTGTATTCTAAATATTGGCTGGGATCAATCTGACCGGGGGATGGAAGGAGATAGTGGAGAATTATTTGCCACGAGCAAAAATGCCATCATGGGTTTCAGTCGTTCGTTGGCGGTTTCTTTAGCTCCGGACGTTCGTGTCAATTGTATCGCCCCGGGTTGGATCCTGACTGCCTGGGGAGAAAACGCGAGCGAAGTCTGGCACGAACGGGTTAAACAGGAAACACCCATGAAACGCTGGGGAAAGCCTGACGACATTGCCAAGATGGCACGTTTTCTTTGCAGTCATGAAGCGGCTTATATCACGGGACAAGTGATTAATGTGAATGGTGGAGCCGTGCGATAG
- a CDS encoding ArsR/SmtB family transcription factor gives MATNLVEPPQEGSTQRFPSLPNHLEKNLVKVFKLLSDETRLRIMLYLAQEEELFVTALCERLNQSQPAVSHHLALLRDAGLIEARRDGKHNYYSICREHFHSIMGELFNSFNDPDENVIRIDNFVLKQNLS, from the coding sequence ATGGCCACAAATCTTGTGGAACCACCCCAGGAAGGATCGACCCAGCGATTTCCATCGCTTCCTAATCATCTGGAAAAGAACTTGGTAAAAGTATTTAAGTTATTGTCTGACGAAACCAGACTACGTATTATGCTTTACTTGGCTCAGGAAGAAGAGTTATTCGTGACTGCTCTCTGCGAGCGGCTCAATCAGAGTCAACCTGCAGTCAGCCATCATCTTGCGTTATTGCGAGATGCGGGTTTGATTGAAGCACGTCGCGACGGAAAACACAATTACTACTCCATCTGCCGAGAACATTTTCACTCGATTATGGGCGAATTGTTCAACAGTTTTAACGATCCAGATGAAAATGTGATACGCATTGACAATTTTGTACTAAAACAAAATCTGAGCTGA